DNA from Bacteroides zoogleoformans:
GTTGGCATCGGACAAAGTGCTACGCTTGGGAACCTTATCTATACCAAGGTGGCTCAACTTCCTCACCTCAACGGTCATGGCGGCCTCCATCTCTCGAAGCGAGTCGAAACGCATTATCATGGCAAAGAGCATCGTCAGCAGATGTGTGTACCCGTCAAAACTCTTCACATACCTTTCTCCACCGTATTCGCGGCTGATTTGAATAATCTTATCCTTATCCAGTGATTTTATCAATTGACCGAATATCGGCTGTCCGAAGAAATGTGTACTTTTGCCCATGTTATTTTGATATAGTTACCAACTGCAAAATAACAGGAAAAGGGCTGTACCCAAAATAGGTGCAGCCC
Protein-coding regions in this window:
- a CDS encoding DUF4372 domain-containing protein, translating into MGKSTHFFGQPIFGQLIKSLDKDKIIQISREYGGERYVKSFDGYTHLLTMLFAMIMRFDSLREMEAAMTVEVRKLSHLGIDKVPKRSTLSDANSRRPEKFFEMVYRDLYAANKERLSSDSRCGGAEAWLKRC